TCACTACGGCTTTGCGCCGATGCAGGCGGCGGCGACGGCGGTGGATGTCCACAACGCGGCGTCGCGCTGGTCGAAATCGTTGCTGGACAACGCGGCGCGGCCGTCGGGCGCGCTGGTCTGGAAAGGCGCGGACGGGCAGGGCGTGATGGCGCAGGAACAGTTCGACCGCCTGTCCGACGAGATTGCCGCCAATTACCAGGGCGCCCGCAATGCGGGGCGGCCGATGGTGCTGGAAGGCGGTCTGGACTGGAAGCCGATGGGGTTCTCGCCCAGCGACATGGAGTTCCAGAAGACCAAGGATGCCGCGGCGCGGGAAATCGCGTTGGCATTCGGCGTGCCGCCGATGCTGCTGGGCATCCAGGGGGACGCGACCTATGCCAATTATCAGGAGGCCAACCGGGCTTTTTATCGCCTCACGGTGCTGCCGCTGGCGACGCGGGTGGCGGCGGCGCTGTCGGACTGGCTGTCGGGCTATGCCGGCGAGGCGCTGGAACTGAAGCCGGATCTGGATCAGGTGCCCGCACTCGCGGCCGAGCGTGACGCGCAATGGGCGCGGGTTGCGGCGGCGGAATTCCTGACCGACGCCGAGAAACGGGCGATCCTGGGCCTGCCGGCATTGCCGGAAGGCGGGGCCGATGGATGACCTGCGGGGGCGGTTCGAAAC
This is a stretch of genomic DNA from Pukyongiella litopenaei. It encodes these proteins:
- a CDS encoding phage portal protein, with protein sequence MVFDFLRRGAGQGAPEAKASATGPVVAWHGAGRVAWSARDTASLTRTGFAGNPVGFRSVKLIAEAASALPLVLQDRERRYETHPLLSLVTRPNPAQGRAELLEALFGQLLLSGDAYVEAVGGEGGVPVELHVLRSDRMKVVPGRDGWPVAYEYSVGARKHRFDASGALSPICHIRSFHPQDDHYGFAPMQAAATAVDVHNAASRWSKSLLDNAARPSGALVWKGADGQGVMAQEQFDRLSDEIAANYQGARNAGRPMVLEGGLDWKPMGFSPSDMEFQKTKDAAAREIALAFGVPPMLLGIQGDATYANYQEANRAFYRLTVLPLATRVAAALSDWLSGYAGEALELKPDLDQVPALAAERDAQWARVAAAEFLTDAEKRAILGLPALPEGGADG